A single Lactuca sativa cultivar Salinas chromosome 8, Lsat_Salinas_v11, whole genome shotgun sequence DNA region contains:
- the LOC111915553 gene encoding uncharacterized protein LOC111915553: MPPTKKGKAKAKSTESTPPPPSTTKFPGCMRFIPPSSVAITIHAKPGSKVATITDFDDDALGVQIDAPAKDGEANAALLDFISSVIGVKKRQVSLGAGSKSRDKVLIVEGVSLEAVYNALDTGLHNP; the protein is encoded by the exons ATGCCCCCAACAAAAAAAGGTAAAGCTAAAGCCAAGTCAACAGAGTCAACGCCTCCACCACCTTCTACAACCAAATTCCCTGGATGCATGCGATTTATCCCCCCTTCATCTGTAGCTATCACCATACATGCCAAACCTGGTTCTAAAGTTGCCACCATTACAG ATTTTGATGATGATGCTTTAGGAGTACAAATTGATGCACCTGCAAAGGATGGTGAAGCCAATGCTGCACTCCTTGATTTTATAAGCTCg gTTATAGGGGTAAAAAAGAGGCAAGTTTCATTGGGTGCTGGCTCAAAATCAAGGGACAAGGTTCTGATAGTTGAAGGTGTATCACTAGAGGCTGTGTATAATGCTCTTGATACAGGATTACATAATCCCTGa